A genomic segment from Rahnella aceris encodes:
- a CDS encoding helix-turn-helix domain-containing protein, which produces MKKDVIDVASRHITPAGGNVFADLGFSAVEAQALHADSQRKIAHTLALKEQLMTEIGLWIAHQNLLQSDAAKILQVSRPRVSDVVNKKTDKFTLDALILMLSLAGKQVKLVVE; this is translated from the coding sequence ATGAAAAAGGATGTTATTGATGTCGCATCACGACATATCACACCAGCAGGCGGAAATGTTTTCGCCGATTTGGGATTCAGCGCTGTCGAAGCACAGGCTTTACATGCCGATTCACAGCGTAAAATTGCCCATACTCTGGCGCTCAAAGAACAACTGATGACTGAAATTGGCCTCTGGATCGCCCATCAGAATTTACTTCAGAGCGATGCTGCAAAAATTTTGCAAGTTTCCCGCCCGCGCGTTTCTGACGTAGTGAACAAAAAGACGGATAAATTTACGCTCGATGCCCTGATTCTGATGCTGAGTCTGGCCGGAAAACAGGTAAAGCTGGTGGTTGAATAA
- the ddlA gene encoding D-alanine--D-alanine ligase has protein sequence MSKLRVGIIFGGKSAEHEVSLQSAKNIVDAIDKQRFDVTLLGIDKKGEWHINDASNYLINAENPSLIALNRSNNQVALIPGQTENQLIETHSASALSQVDVIFPIVHGTLGEDGSLQGLLRMANIAFVGSGVLGSAVSMDKDVTKRLLRDAGLAVAPFVCLTRANRQKNTFASVSQQLGLPLFIKPANQGSSVGVSKVSDEDGYQRALDKAFSFDHKVLVESAIKGREIECAVLGNDHPQASVCGEVILHDEFYSYDTKYINESGASIAVPADLPRETHDRIRAIALQAFQVLECRGMARVDVFLTEQGDVVINEINTLPGFTNISMYPKLWAASGLSYSELITRLIELALEQHQQDNQLKSSAN, from the coding sequence GTGAGTAAATTACGGGTTGGTATTATTTTCGGTGGTAAATCGGCAGAGCATGAAGTGTCACTGCAGTCGGCAAAAAACATTGTGGATGCGATTGATAAACAACGCTTTGATGTGACATTGCTGGGCATTGATAAGAAAGGGGAATGGCATATTAATGATGCCAGTAACTACCTGATCAATGCTGAAAATCCGTCGCTGATTGCCCTGAACCGCTCGAATAACCAGGTTGCACTGATCCCCGGTCAGACTGAGAATCAGTTAATTGAGACTCACAGCGCCAGCGCGTTGTCGCAAGTGGATGTGATCTTCCCGATAGTGCACGGAACGCTGGGGGAAGACGGTTCCTTGCAGGGGCTGCTGCGCATGGCAAATATTGCCTTCGTGGGGTCCGGCGTGCTGGGTTCCGCCGTGAGCATGGATAAAGATGTCACCAAGCGTTTGCTGCGCGATGCCGGTCTGGCTGTTGCCCCGTTTGTGTGCCTGACACGTGCGAACCGTCAGAAAAATACCTTTGCCAGTGTTTCGCAACAACTCGGTCTGCCGCTTTTTATCAAACCGGCGAATCAGGGCTCATCGGTGGGCGTCAGTAAAGTCAGTGATGAAGATGGCTATCAGCGTGCGCTGGATAAAGCCTTCAGCTTCGACCACAAAGTGCTGGTGGAATCGGCCATTAAAGGTCGTGAAATTGAATGCGCTGTGTTGGGTAACGATCACCCGCAGGCCAGTGTGTGTGGCGAAGTGATCCTGCACGACGAGTTTTATTCCTACGATACCAAATACATCAACGAATCCGGTGCTTCCATTGCGGTTCCGGCTGATTTACCCCGTGAGACCCACGACCGTATCCGCGCCATTGCCTTGCAGGCATTTCAGGTGCTGGAATGTCGCGGCATGGCGCGTGTGGACGTTTTCCTGACAGAACAGGGCGATGTCGTCATCAATGAAATCAATACATTGCCGGGCTTCACCAACATCAGTATGTATCCGAAACTCTGGGCAGCCAGCGGGTTAAGTTACAGTGAGCTGATCACCCGCCTGATTGAGCTGGCGCTCGAGCAACATCAGCAGGATAACCAACTGAAGAGTTCTGCCAACTGA
- a CDS encoding DHCW motif cupin fold protein has product MKLDAIPFCTTDWSDVTPTQHPGDTGMALWRTQKFGDIRVRIVEYSPGYEADHWCSKGHVLFCLEGELHTRLEDGRNFTLSPGMSYQVADNAEAHRSSTPIGAKLFVVD; this is encoded by the coding sequence ATGAAGCTTGATGCGATTCCGTTTTGCACGACTGACTGGAGTGATGTCACGCCGACGCAGCATCCGGGTGATACCGGCATGGCGCTGTGGCGTACGCAAAAATTTGGCGATATCCGTGTGCGTATCGTTGAATATTCACCTGGCTATGAGGCTGATCACTGGTGCAGTAAAGGCCATGTTTTGTTCTGCCTGGAGGGGGAGCTTCATACGCGTCTTGAGGACGGACGGAATTTCACCTTATCGCCGGGCATGAGTTATCAGGTGGCGGACAATGCTGAAGCACACCGTTCATCCACACCAATTGGCGCGAAACTGTTTGTTGTTGATTAG